The following are encoded together in the Gilvimarinus sp. DA14 genome:
- a CDS encoding TIGR00153 family protein: MAFSNPFSNMFGHSPIKPMQEHMTAVVEASGRLPGFFEAAIGGDWDTARQLQQEIAALETKADDMKKQLRLHLPKSLFLPVPRTDLLELLSTQDRIANKAQDITGIMLGRKMAIPASLKEPFQEFVMSAQKTAEQALAAINELDELLETGFSGREVSLVENMIEKLDDYERINDQQQVEIRSKLFELEAQLPPVDVMFLYQIIDWIGDLADRAQAVGSRLQLLLAR, encoded by the coding sequence ATGGCTTTCAGCAACCCGTTTTCCAATATGTTCGGGCACTCCCCCATCAAACCCATGCAGGAGCACATGACGGCGGTGGTAGAGGCATCGGGCAGATTACCCGGCTTCTTCGAAGCGGCCATCGGCGGCGACTGGGACACCGCCAGGCAACTCCAGCAGGAAATCGCCGCGCTGGAAACCAAAGCCGACGACATGAAAAAGCAGCTGCGCCTGCACTTGCCCAAAAGCCTGTTTTTGCCGGTGCCGCGCACCGACTTGCTGGAGCTGCTAAGCACTCAAGACCGCATCGCCAACAAAGCGCAGGATATCACCGGCATTATGCTAGGTCGCAAAATGGCGATCCCCGCCAGCCTCAAAGAACCCTTTCAGGAGTTTGTCATGTCGGCACAGAAGACCGCCGAACAGGCACTGGCGGCCATCAATGAGCTGGACGAGTTGCTGGAAACCGGGTTTAGCGGCCGCGAGGTCAGCCTGGTGGAAAACATGATTGAAAAGCTCGACGATTACGAGCGCATCAACGATCAACAACAGGTAGAAATTCGCTCCAAGCTATTTGAGCTGGAAGCACAACTGCCGCCCGTAGACGTTATGTTCCTGTACCAAATTATCGACTGGATCGGTGATTTGGCCGACCGGGCGCAAGCCGTGGGCAGCCGCCTGCAACTGTTACTGGCGCGTTAA
- a CDS encoding inorganic phosphate transporter, translated as MTVIAEYGQILLILACVFGLFMAWGVGANDVANAMGTSVGSKALTIKQAIVIAMIFEFLGAYLAGGAVTSTIRKGIVDPAIMAGSPELLVYGMLSALLAAGTWLLIASIVGWPVSTTHSIVGAIVGFAAVGISTDAVAWGKVMSIVASWVVSPMLAGTIAFFIFRSVQRLILNTEDPFANARRYIPFYMFAVGFLIAMVTLLKGLKHVFKDTGFSLNFLESTLIAAVIGGIVCVIGIFLLRRIQPEETPASGNRFANVERLFAILMVFTACAMAFAHGSNDVANAVGPMAAVINVINTGGVAAQSVMPSWVLLIGGVGIVIGLATYGFKVMATIGKKITELTPSRGFAAELAAAATVVLASGTGLPISTTHTLVGAVLGVGLARGIGALNLGVVGSIFMSWVVTLPAGAGLAILFFFFFKGIFG; from the coding sequence ATGACCGTGATCGCTGAATACGGCCAGATTTTACTGATACTTGCCTGCGTTTTTGGCCTGTTTATGGCTTGGGGGGTAGGTGCCAATGACGTCGCCAACGCCATGGGCACATCGGTGGGCTCCAAAGCACTGACGATTAAACAGGCGATTGTCATCGCCATGATTTTCGAGTTTCTAGGGGCCTACCTGGCCGGCGGCGCGGTGACATCCACCATCCGCAAAGGGATTGTCGACCCGGCCATTATGGCCGGCTCGCCCGAGCTATTGGTGTACGGGATGCTCTCGGCACTTCTGGCTGCGGGCACTTGGTTGTTGATTGCCAGCATTGTGGGTTGGCCGGTATCGACTACTCACTCTATTGTCGGTGCAATTGTGGGCTTTGCTGCGGTGGGTATATCCACCGATGCGGTCGCATGGGGCAAGGTTATGTCCATTGTCGCCAGCTGGGTAGTCTCTCCTATGCTCGCTGGTACCATCGCCTTCTTCATCTTCCGCTCGGTGCAAAGACTGATTCTCAATACCGAGGATCCTTTCGCCAATGCCCGCCGCTACATTCCTTTTTATATGTTTGCGGTGGGTTTTTTGATTGCCATGGTGACCCTCCTAAAAGGCCTCAAGCATGTCTTTAAAGACACGGGATTCTCTCTTAACTTTCTAGAGAGCACCCTGATTGCAGCGGTGATTGGCGGTATCGTCTGCGTTATTGGTATTTTTTTACTGCGCCGTATTCAGCCCGAAGAGACACCAGCCAGCGGCAATCGCTTTGCCAACGTAGAAAGACTGTTTGCCATCTTAATGGTGTTCACCGCCTGCGCCATGGCTTTTGCTCACGGCTCTAACGATGTTGCCAACGCTGTCGGCCCTATGGCCGCGGTTATTAACGTCATCAACACCGGCGGTGTCGCAGCGCAATCGGTTATGCCCAGCTGGGTGCTACTGATTGGCGGCGTGGGGATTGTGATTGGTCTTGCCACCTATGGCTTTAAAGTAATGGCTACCATTGGTAAAAAGATCACTGAACTCACGCCCAGCCGCGGTTTTGCCGCCGAGCTTGCCGCCGCCGCCACCGTGGTGCTGGCCTCGGGCACCGGCCTGCCAATTTCAACTACCCACACGCTCGTAGGGGCTGTATTGGGCGTAGGCTTGGCCCGCGGTATTGGCGCCCTGAACCTAGGCGTAGTGGGCTCAATCTTCATGTCCTGGGTAGTCACCCTTCCCGCCGGCGCCGGCCTTGCCATTTTGTTTTTCTTTTTCTTCAAAGGCATTTTCGGTTAG
- the argE gene encoding acetylornithine deacetylase produces MSLDLNRYKDFLTQLVAEPSVSCAVPSWDMSNQRVIEHLANWLEAYGFTSQILPVANHPGKFNLLATLGTGDGGLVFAGHSDTVPFDEHLWQSDPLQLTEKDNRLYGLGATDMKGFFPAVLEAVKDLDASKLTQPVMVLATADEESSMSGARALVDSGGLCARYAVVGEPTGMRPIHMHKGILMETVRVKGAAGHSSNPALGNSALEAMHEVIGELLQYREELQQRYRNPGFAVDLPTLNLGCIHGGDGANRICGECELHFDLRSIPGMHNDELRQGITQRLTPIAERRKLDIVFSTLFEGVDPFYQDEHSELIRTCERLTGQSATSVAFATEAPFFRDMGLQTVVMGPGSIDQAHQSNEYIELSQIEPAVDTIRQMIEHFCMTETSHA; encoded by the coding sequence ATGTCACTCGACCTGAACCGCTATAAAGATTTTCTTACCCAACTAGTCGCTGAACCATCGGTTAGCTGTGCCGTACCCTCATGGGATATGAGTAACCAGCGCGTGATCGAGCATTTAGCCAACTGGCTAGAGGCTTATGGCTTTACCAGCCAGATTCTGCCTGTAGCGAACCATCCGGGTAAATTTAATTTACTGGCCACCTTAGGCACAGGCGACGGCGGATTGGTGTTTGCCGGTCACAGCGATACCGTGCCTTTCGACGAGCACCTCTGGCAGAGCGATCCTTTGCAGTTAACTGAAAAAGACAACCGGCTTTACGGCCTCGGCGCCACCGATATGAAGGGCTTTTTCCCGGCGGTACTTGAGGCGGTAAAAGACCTGGACGCCAGCAAACTGACGCAGCCAGTGATGGTTCTTGCCACTGCCGATGAAGAAAGTAGCATGAGCGGCGCGCGAGCGTTGGTCGATAGCGGCGGCCTATGTGCCCGCTATGCGGTGGTGGGTGAACCCACCGGGATGCGCCCGATCCACATGCACAAAGGAATTTTAATGGAAACGGTGCGCGTCAAAGGCGCCGCCGGTCACTCGTCCAACCCGGCGCTGGGCAACAGCGCCCTTGAAGCCATGCACGAGGTCATCGGCGAGCTTCTGCAATACCGCGAGGAACTGCAGCAACGCTACCGCAATCCTGGCTTTGCCGTCGATTTACCCACCCTAAACCTCGGTTGTATTCACGGCGGCGACGGCGCCAACAGAATCTGCGGCGAATGTGAACTGCACTTTGATTTGCGCTCCATTCCCGGCATGCATAACGATGAACTACGCCAGGGAATTACGCAGCGCCTCACCCCTATTGCCGAGAGGCGCAAGCTGGATATTGTGTTCTCCACTTTGTTTGAAGGGGTAGACCCGTTCTATCAAGACGAGCACTCTGAGCTGATCCGCACCTGTGAACGCCTTACAGGCCAGAGCGCTACCAGCGTTGCCTTTGCCACCGAGGCGCCGTTTTTTCGCGATATGGGTTTGCAAACCGTGGTTATGGGGCCGGGCTCCATTGACCAGGCTCATCAGAGCAACGAATATATTGAGCTGAGCCAGATCGAGCCGGCGGTAGACACCATTCGCCAGATGATTGAACACTTTTGCATGACCGAGACTAGCCACGCATGA
- the argA gene encoding amino-acid N-acetyltransferase, with the protein MSEQQQKDYVKWFRHSSPYINAHRGRTFVVMLPGEALNHANFSNIIHDLALLSSLGVRLVLIHGARPQIDARLATEDRSSDFHKHLRITDADSLSAVLQAIGGARITMEAALSTGLPNSPMHGSRIEVVSGNFVSAMPLGVLDGVDLQHTGKVRRVNVAQLTRSLDAGAIALLSPLGYSATGEVFNLSYSDVATQVASALKADKLLAFCDGDGVYDAEGALVRQLPLGQCKDYLAAHAGELSDMIRQALESAYLSCLQGVQRAQLVNYTADGALLGELFTRDGQGTMIYSGQYEQLRTATIDDVGGILELIAPLEEQGILVRRSRELLETEIDKFNVMEKDGTVIACAALYPYGEVAELACVATHPDYRKGGRASQLLEQLEQQARRRGTHTLFVLTTQTAHWFLEHGFVQGKIDQLPQERQTFYNYQRGSKVFFKEIG; encoded by the coding sequence ATGAGCGAACAACAGCAAAAAGATTACGTGAAGTGGTTTCGCCACTCCTCTCCCTATATCAATGCCCACCGGGGGAGGACCTTCGTGGTCATGCTGCCGGGAGAGGCGCTAAACCACGCCAATTTCAGCAACATCATTCACGATCTGGCGCTGCTTTCGAGCCTGGGAGTACGGCTGGTGCTGATTCACGGTGCACGGCCGCAGATCGATGCGCGCCTGGCCACAGAAGATCGCAGCAGTGATTTTCACAAACACCTGCGCATTACCGACGCCGACAGCCTGAGCGCGGTCCTTCAAGCCATTGGCGGTGCTCGTATTACGATGGAAGCGGCTCTTTCCACCGGACTGCCCAACTCGCCCATGCACGGCTCGCGCATCGAGGTGGTCAGTGGCAACTTCGTCTCTGCCATGCCGCTTGGCGTCTTGGATGGCGTCGACTTACAACATACGGGCAAGGTAAGACGGGTCAACGTCGCGCAGCTGACCCGGTCGCTAGATGCGGGTGCCATTGCACTGCTATCGCCGCTGGGTTACTCGGCCACCGGAGAGGTGTTTAACCTCAGTTACAGTGATGTAGCCACCCAGGTGGCGAGCGCACTGAAAGCGGACAAGCTGCTCGCTTTTTGCGATGGTGACGGCGTCTACGACGCTGAAGGTGCGCTGGTGCGCCAGCTTCCCCTCGGCCAGTGCAAAGACTATCTGGCCGCCCACGCGGGCGAGCTCAGCGATATGATCCGCCAGGCGCTGGAAAGCGCCTACCTCAGCTGCCTGCAGGGCGTCCAGCGGGCCCAGCTGGTTAACTACACTGCCGACGGCGCACTGCTGGGCGAGCTGTTTACCCGTGACGGCCAAGGCACCATGATTTACTCGGGGCAATACGAGCAGTTGCGCACCGCCACTATCGACGATGTGGGCGGCATTCTCGAGCTGATTGCGCCTTTAGAAGAACAGGGCATTTTGGTCAGGCGCTCGCGCGAGCTTTTAGAAACCGAGATCGATAAATTCAACGTGATGGAGAAAGACGGTACGGTTATCGCCTGCGCAGCCCTATACCCTTACGGCGAGGTCGCCGAGCTCGCCTGCGTTGCCACTCACCCGGACTACCGCAAAGGCGGGCGCGCCAGCCAACTCTTAGAACAACTCGAGCAGCAAGCGCGTCGCCGCGGCACTCACACACTGTTTGTGCTCACCACCCAAACCGCGCACTGGTTTTTGGAACACGGCTTCGTGCAGGGAAAGATCGATCAACTACCTCAAGAGCGCCAGACGTTTTACAACTACCAGCGTGGCTCGAAGGTATTTTTTAAAGAAATTGGTTAG
- the ilvD gene encoding dihydroxy-acid dehydratase gives MPTYRSRTTTAGRNMAGARALWRATGMKDDDFQKPIIAIANSFTQFVPGHVHLKDMGQLVAREVEKAGGVAKEFNTIAVDDGIAMGHDGMLYSLPSRDIIADSVEYMVNAHCADALVCISNCDKITPGMLMAAMRLNVPVIFVSGGPMEAGKTKLLDHGLDLIDAMVMAADDNVDDETLTEVERSACPTCGSCSGMFTANSMNCLTEALGLSLPGNGTIVATHADREKLFKRAGHKIVELAKRYYEGDEEHLLPRAIGNRAAFSNAMALDIAMGGSTNTILHLLAAAQEAELDFGMSDIDRISREVPQLCKVAPNTQKYHIEDVHRAGGIMGILGELDRAGVIDTSVPTVYGDTLKDALDEWDIMRDPSPEVVEFYKAGPGGIPTQVAFSQSARWPSLDGDRKDGCIRNLENAFSLEGGLAVLYGNIAEDGCVVKTAGVDDSILVFEGPAHVVESQEKAVENILEGKVKPGDVVIIRYEGPRGGPGMQEMLYPTSYLKSKGMGKQCALLTDGRFSGGTSGLSIGHCSPEAAAGGAIGLIETGDIIRIDIPKRTIDVKLTMRELHDRREQMEARDNPWKPLEDRPRKVSASLKAYAKLATSADKGAVRDLSQLD, from the coding sequence ATGCCGACCTATCGCTCCAGAACCACTACCGCCGGCCGCAATATGGCTGGCGCTCGCGCCCTTTGGCGCGCCACCGGCATGAAAGACGACGACTTTCAAAAGCCGATTATCGCCATCGCCAACTCCTTTACCCAGTTTGTTCCCGGCCATGTTCACTTAAAAGATATGGGGCAACTGGTTGCCCGCGAAGTCGAAAAAGCTGGCGGGGTCGCCAAGGAGTTCAACACCATTGCGGTGGATGACGGTATCGCCATGGGGCACGACGGCATGCTCTATTCACTGCCCTCGCGCGATATTATCGCCGACTCGGTGGAATATATGGTTAACGCGCACTGTGCCGATGCGCTGGTGTGTATTTCTAACTGCGACAAGATTACCCCGGGAATGCTGATGGCGGCCATGCGCCTCAATGTGCCAGTTATATTTGTCTCTGGCGGCCCCATGGAAGCCGGCAAAACCAAGCTGCTCGATCACGGTCTGGATTTGATCGACGCCATGGTCATGGCAGCCGATGACAATGTTGACGACGAGACCCTAACCGAGGTTGAGCGCAGCGCCTGCCCAACCTGTGGCAGCTGCTCGGGCATGTTTACCGCCAACTCCATGAACTGCCTGACCGAAGCCCTGGGACTGTCCCTGCCAGGCAATGGCACTATTGTCGCCACCCACGCCGATCGCGAGAAGCTGTTTAAGCGCGCGGGGCACAAAATCGTCGAACTGGCAAAACGCTATTACGAAGGCGACGAAGAGCATTTACTGCCTCGCGCAATCGGCAATCGCGCCGCTTTCAGTAACGCCATGGCGCTGGACATTGCTATGGGTGGCTCTACCAACACCATTTTGCACTTGCTGGCGGCGGCCCAGGAGGCTGAGCTGGATTTTGGCATGTCGGATATCGACCGAATTTCCCGCGAAGTCCCCCAACTGTGTAAAGTTGCCCCCAATACTCAGAAATATCACATCGAAGATGTTCATCGTGCCGGTGGCATTATGGGTATTCTGGGTGAACTTGATCGCGCAGGCGTCATTGATACCAGCGTACCGACGGTTTACGGCGATACTCTGAAGGATGCCTTGGACGAGTGGGACATTATGCGGGACCCCTCGCCAGAGGTCGTAGAATTTTACAAAGCGGGCCCCGGTGGCATACCTACGCAAGTGGCTTTTAGCCAGAGCGCCCGCTGGCCCAGCCTGGACGGCGACCGTAAAGACGGCTGCATCCGCAACCTGGAGAATGCCTTCTCTTTAGAAGGTGGCCTGGCCGTACTGTACGGCAATATCGCCGAGGACGGTTGTGTCGTCAAAACCGCAGGCGTAGATGACTCGATTTTAGTGTTCGAGGGTCCGGCACACGTCGTCGAGAGCCAGGAGAAAGCTGTAGAAAACATTCTCGAAGGCAAGGTCAAACCGGGCGATGTGGTGATCATTCGCTACGAGGGCCCCCGTGGCGGCCCCGGCATGCAAGAGATGCTCTACCCCACGAGCTATTTAAAATCTAAGGGCATGGGTAAGCAGTGCGCGCTGCTGACAGACGGTCGCTTTTCTGGCGGCACCTCAGGTCTATCTATCGGCCACTGCTCTCCGGAAGCCGCAGCCGGCGGAGCCATTGGCTTAATTGAGACTGGTGACATCATTCGGATCGATATACCCAAGCGCACAATTGATGTAAAGCTCACTATGCGCGAGCTGCACGATCGCCGCGAGCAAATGGAAGCCCGGGACAATCCTTGGAAGCCTCTGGAGGATCGCCCTCGCAAAGTCAGCGCTTCACTAAAGGCCTACGCTAAGCTCGCCACTAGTGCCGACAAAGGTGCGGTGAGAGATCTCAGCCAACTCGATTAA
- a CDS encoding lipopolysaccharide assembly protein LapB: MKTLKSVISATLQKSVGVAVLAAAPVLTMVSVDAMAVDGIAPANAQYLKPAEQRPDPRRLPGLPQDFIEDYSEITSTMEPSEEQIAEGAKADPAKAFQMAKEMEREAGELNPYAKAMLYQVLGQLYYEREDMPNTIKYFEMVVAQSPNLPVGTEAQFYYFLGQLYAQEENETKAVEYLERWSKMVTMISATQYSTLAQIYYGAEQHEKALANMLHAIELYEAEGKIPREEWLSFLRALYFFKEDYNSTLAVVQELVRLYPKMNYWSQMASLYYELGQLDNYYRTMDSMYVMGGLKKENELKSLAGHFIENDAPYKAAKLLDKGINADKIVEPTATNLELLANSWRLSQETDKALVEMKRAAAKAEDGDLYFNLSRLLFARDEFEASVSAARNALQKGGLSRPDSVHLTIGQAELARGNFDEAIEAFKKASRDKRSQKFASQWISYTEGEKKRQEALKSDG, from the coding sequence ATGAAGACGTTAAAATCAGTAATTTCAGCCACCTTGCAAAAGTCTGTAGGGGTTGCGGTGCTCGCTGCCGCCCCCGTTCTGACCATGGTGTCGGTAGACGCCATGGCAGTTGATGGCATTGCCCCGGCGAACGCCCAGTATCTGAAGCCTGCCGAGCAGCGCCCAGATCCGCGTCGTCTGCCGGGCCTGCCGCAGGACTTTATCGAAGACTATTCTGAAATCACCTCCACCATGGAGCCTTCTGAAGAGCAAATAGCCGAAGGGGCGAAAGCCGATCCGGCCAAGGCTTTCCAGATGGCGAAAGAGATGGAGCGTGAAGCCGGTGAGTTGAACCCTTACGCTAAAGCTATGCTTTATCAGGTATTGGGTCAGCTTTACTACGAGCGCGAGGATATGCCCAACACCATTAAGTACTTTGAGATGGTTGTGGCGCAGAGTCCAAATTTGCCCGTGGGTACAGAAGCTCAGTTCTACTATTTCTTGGGGCAGTTGTACGCCCAGGAAGAAAATGAGACGAAAGCTGTTGAGTATCTGGAGCGCTGGTCGAAGATGGTGACCATGATCTCCGCGACTCAATATTCAACTCTGGCGCAGATATACTACGGCGCGGAACAGCATGAAAAGGCGCTGGCCAACATGCTGCATGCGATTGAATTGTACGAGGCAGAAGGCAAGATTCCACGCGAAGAGTGGCTCAGCTTTTTGCGCGCTCTGTACTTCTTTAAGGAAGACTACAATTCTACCTTGGCTGTAGTGCAGGAGTTGGTTCGTCTATATCCTAAAATGAACTATTGGTCACAGATGGCTAGCTTGTACTACGAGCTGGGTCAGCTTGATAACTACTATCGCACCATGGACTCCATGTATGTGATGGGTGGCCTGAAAAAAGAAAATGAGCTGAAGAGCCTGGCCGGGCACTTTATTGAAAACGATGCTCCTTACAAAGCAGCGAAGTTGCTCGATAAAGGTATCAACGCGGATAAAATTGTCGAGCCTACGGCGACTAACCTGGAGTTGCTTGCCAACTCTTGGCGCCTGTCGCAAGAGACCGACAAAGCTCTGGTGGAAATGAAGCGCGCTGCGGCTAAGGCTGAAGATGGCGATCTTTATTTCAACCTGTCGCGTCTGTTGTTTGCTCGCGATGAGTTTGAAGCTTCGGTGTCTGCCGCGCGTAACGCTCTGCAAAAAGGTGGCTTGAGTCGTCCAGACTCGGTTCACCTGACCATTGGTCAAGCGGAGTTGGCACGGGGTAATTTCGATGAGGCCATCGAAGCCTTTAAGAAAGCCTCTCGCGACAAGCGCAGCCAGAAGTTTGCCAGTCAGTGGATTTCTTACACTGAAGGCGAGAAGAAGCGTCAGGAAGCTCTGAAAAGCGACGGTTAA
- a CDS encoding energy transducer TonB codes for MKLARVLIAVVLAVVITFGLLYLMQFLINSDLEADDQPETTRIEDIHMPEMEIETRYETAKPDKPETPQEPPPDIPEPDFDAPDVNPEGMNMQAPNLGSDIQISTSGLGGDGEYLPIVKVAPQYPRRAAQRGIEGFVTVEFTVTTTGATRDVVVIEAITKDGDETSIFNRAAIRAAEKFKYKPRVVDGNPIEVPGVRNRFVFELAQE; via the coding sequence ATGAAACTTGCAAGAGTATTAATTGCTGTCGTGCTGGCGGTGGTTATCACGTTCGGGCTGCTGTATTTAATGCAGTTCTTGATCAACTCCGATCTCGAGGCTGACGATCAGCCAGAGACTACCCGCATTGAAGACATTCATATGCCGGAAATGGAGATTGAAACCCGCTACGAAACAGCGAAACCCGATAAGCCGGAAACACCACAAGAGCCACCACCGGATATTCCGGAGCCTGATTTTGATGCGCCGGATGTAAACCCGGAAGGCATGAATATGCAGGCACCAAACCTGGGTTCTGATATTCAAATCAGTACTTCTGGGTTGGGTGGTGACGGTGAGTATCTGCCCATTGTGAAAGTGGCACCGCAATATCCTCGTCGTGCGGCTCAGCGCGGCATTGAGGGCTTTGTGACCGTGGAGTTTACGGTAACCACCACAGGTGCAACCCGCGACGTAGTTGTGATCGAGGCGATTACCAAAGATGGCGACGAGACCTCCATCTTTAACCGCGCTGCGATTCGAGCTGCGGAGAAGTTTAAGTACAAGCCGCGCGTAGTAGACGGAAACCCAATTGAGGTGCCCGGCGTGCGCAACCGCTTTGTATTTGAGCTGGCACAGGAATAG
- a CDS encoding biopolymer transporter ExbD: protein MSSRNQSEDDQTGAIDLTPMLDVVFIMLIFFIVTATFIKETGVEVTRPEATTADEKKNASILIAITDSDEIWIDKNQVDPRGVRAQIERLLAENPNGSVVIQADSEASVKLLAEVADTARQLSVSNVAVSTLKN from the coding sequence ATGAGCAGTAGAAACCAATCTGAAGATGATCAGACCGGGGCAATCGACTTGACCCCCATGCTCGATGTGGTGTTCATCATGTTGATCTTCTTCATTGTGACTGCCACGTTCATTAAAGAGACCGGGGTAGAAGTGACTCGGCCGGAAGCAACCACTGCTGACGAAAAGAAAAACGCCAGTATTTTGATTGCGATCACCGACTCCGATGAAATCTGGATCGATAAAAACCAGGTGGATCCCCGTGGGGTGCGGGCGCAAATTGAGCGTCTGCTTGCTGAAAATCCAAACGGCAGTGTTGTTATTCAAGCGGACTCCGAAGCCAGTGTGAAACTGCTGGCTGAGGTGGCCGATACCGCTCGACAGTTGAGTGTGAGTAACGTTGCTGTTTCAACACTGAAGAACTAA
- a CDS encoding MotA/TolQ/ExbB proton channel family protein, producing the protein MLALMEAIAAIKAFLDQGGTVLLWIAALTFVMWTLIFERVWYFKGGLKGDVQEALDAWEARPERKSWNAHQVRYALISRVGQKINANMDMIATMVSLCPLLGLLGTVTGMIEVFNVLAMTGGGDAKQMAGGVSKATIPTMAGMVAALSGVFANTYLTRTAERENQLFADHLTMDH; encoded by the coding sequence ATGCTGGCATTAATGGAAGCAATCGCAGCCATTAAAGCCTTTTTGGATCAGGGCGGTACCGTACTGTTATGGATCGCCGCCCTAACCTTTGTCATGTGGACCCTGATTTTCGAGCGGGTGTGGTATTTCAAAGGCGGTCTGAAAGGTGATGTACAAGAGGCCTTGGACGCTTGGGAGGCGCGCCCGGAGCGCAAATCCTGGAATGCCCATCAGGTTCGTTATGCACTGATTTCTCGTGTCGGGCAGAAGATAAATGCCAATATGGACATGATCGCCACTATGGTGAGCTTGTGTCCTCTGCTCGGCCTGCTGGGTACGGTTACCGGTATGATTGAAGTGTTTAACGTTCTCGCTATGACCGGTGGCGGTGATGCCAAGCAAATGGCTGGCGGTGTGTCAAAAGCAACTATCCCGACAATGGCGGGTATGGTGGCAGCACTGTCTGGCGTATTTGCCAATACGTATCTAACCCGTACGGCCGAGCGTGAGAATCAGCTGTTTGCCGACCATTTGACAATGGATCATTAA
- a CDS encoding MotA/TolQ/ExbB proton channel family protein, which produces MKMKFAKSCLVALAAGLLNTSVAVAQEDKAASLDELLNMVKESRIQESAEHKQREQQFQREKNNQASLLKQAQDTLASEEARSERLEQTYADQELEVEAKRKQFNERLGSLRELFGHLTSTAGDLRATLSTSLISAQYPNRGEFLTGLIDKMNSNTRLPSIEEIERLWYEQQRQMVESGKVVKFNGTVIKANGDRVEQEVVRIGSYNLVSEGKYLNYIPDGYKMEELVRQPDAFLSSAQELQNATGGLVGVGIDPTGPTGGSLLTALIDSPTWGERWHQGGGVGYAITIVGIIGLIIGLWRIIYLTIVNAKVSSQLKSKKANTNNPLGRVLKVAEDNPHVDGETLELKLEEAVLKERPAIESGLSILKIIAAVAPLMGLLGTVVGMILTFQAITIFGAGDPKNMASGISSALITTVLGLVVAIPTVLLHTIVNGRAKRVIHVLEEQSAGIIAENAERK; this is translated from the coding sequence ATGAAAATGAAGTTTGCCAAAAGCTGCCTGGTAGCCCTAGCTGCCGGCCTGTTGAACACAAGTGTAGCCGTGGCCCAGGAAGACAAGGCTGCCAGCCTTGACGAACTGTTGAACATGGTTAAAGAGTCACGCATTCAGGAGTCTGCCGAGCACAAGCAGCGCGAGCAGCAATTCCAGCGTGAGAAAAATAACCAAGCCTCTCTGCTGAAACAGGCTCAGGACACCCTGGCCTCTGAAGAGGCTCGTTCTGAGCGCCTCGAGCAGACCTACGCCGACCAAGAGTTGGAAGTAGAAGCCAAGCGCAAGCAGTTTAACGAGCGCCTGGGTTCTCTGCGCGAGCTGTTTGGTCACCTGACCTCTACCGCTGGCGATTTGCGCGCCACTCTGAGCACTTCTTTGATTTCTGCTCAGTACCCCAATCGCGGTGAGTTCCTGACCGGTCTGATCGACAAAATGAACAGCAACACTCGTCTGCCTTCTATCGAAGAGATTGAGCGTCTGTGGTATGAGCAACAGCGTCAAATGGTTGAGAGCGGTAAAGTTGTTAAGTTCAACGGCACTGTGATCAAAGCCAACGGCGATCGTGTTGAGCAAGAAGTGGTTCGTATCGGTTCTTATAACCTGGTTTCTGAAGGTAAGTACCTGAACTACATCCCAGACGGTTACAAAATGGAAGAGCTGGTACGTCAGCCAGACGCTTTCCTGAGCTCGGCCCAAGAGCTGCAAAACGCCACGGGTGGCCTGGTTGGTGTGGGTATTGACCCAACTGGTCCTACCGGCGGCTCTCTGCTGACCGCTCTGATCGACAGCCCCACCTGGGGTGAGCGCTGGCACCAAGGCGGCGGTGTGGGTTATGCCATTACCATCGTCGGTATCATCGGCCTGATCATCGGTTTGTGGCGCATCATTTACCTGACCATTGTAAATGCCAAGGTGAGCAGCCAGCTGAAGTCTAAGAAAGCCAACACCAACAACCCACTGGGGCGCGTGTTGAAAGTGGCCGAAGACAATCCACACGTCGATGGCGAAACTCTGGAGCTGAAGCTTGAAGAAGCTGTGCTGAAAGAGCGCCCCGCAATTGAAAGCGGTCTGTCGATTCTGAAGATTATCGCTGCGGTTGCACCGCTGATGGGTCTGTTGGGTACCGTTGTAGGTATGATTCTGACCTTCCAGGCGATTACCATCTTCGGCGCCGGCGATCCTAAGAACATGGCGAGCGGTATCTCATCTGCCTTGATTACCACCGTACTGGGTCTGGTTGTAGCCATTCCAACTGTACTGCTGCACACCATTGTTAATGGCCGTGCCAAGCGCGTAATCCACGTTCTTGAAGAACAGTCGGCGGGCATTATTGCCGAGAACGCCGAGCGTAAGTAG